A genomic stretch from Capricornis sumatraensis isolate serow.1 chromosome 4, serow.2, whole genome shotgun sequence includes:
- the LOC138079115 gene encoding putative claudin-24 has protein sequence MALVLRVAMQFVGILLSLLGWVLSIITTYLPHWKNLNLDLNEMENWTMGLWQACVVQEEVGMQCKDFESFLGLPAELRISRVLMFLSNGLGLLGLLVSGFGLDCLRIGETQRDVKKRLLILGGILFWTAGVTALVPVSWVAHVTVQEFWDERIPEIVPRWEFGEALFIGWFAGFSLLLGGCLLNWAACGTQAPLASGHYAVAETQTQCAYLENGTANPSV, from the coding sequence ATGGCTTTAGTTTTGAGAGTAGCAATGCAATTTGTGGGGATTTTGCTCTCATTGCTGGGATGGGTTTTATCCATTATTACGACTTACTTGCCACATTGGAAAAACCTCAACCTGGacttaaatgaaatggaaaactgGACCATGGGGCTCTGGCAAGCCTGTGTCGTCCAGGAGGAAGTGGGGATGCAGTGCAAGGACTTCGAGTCTTTCCTGGGTTTGCCTGCTGAGCTCAGGATCTCCAGGGTTTTAATGTTCCTCTCGAATGGGCTGGGGCTCCTGGGCCTGCTGGTGTCGGGCTTTGGCCTGGACTGCTTGAGGATTGGAGAGACACAGCGGGACGTCAAGAAGCGGCTGTTGATCCTGGGAGGAATTCTGTTCTGGACAGCGGGCGTCACAGCCCTCGTTCCCGTCTCTTGGGTGGCCCACGTGACAGTGCAGGAGTTCTGGGACGAGCGCATCCCCGAGATTGTGCCCAGGTGGGAGTTTGGAGAGGCCCTCTTTATCGGCTGGTTTGCTGGATTTTCTCTCCTGCTAGGAGGGTGTCTGCTGAACTGGGCTGCCTGCGGGACCCAGGCTCCCCTGGCTTCCGGCCACTACGCAGTGGCAGAAACGCAAACTCAGTGTGCATACCTGGAAAATGGAACTGCCAACCCTTCAGTATAA